One genomic window of Pseudoalteromonas rubra includes the following:
- the lexA gene encoding transcriptional repressor LexA: protein MRPLTKRQEQVFELIKVFIKDTGMPPTRAEIAESLGFRSANAAEEHLKALAKKGVIEMVPGASRGIRLVENEPEQLGLPLVGRVAAGEPILAQEHIESHCSVDPTMFHPAADYLLRVNGMSMKNIGIMDGDLLAVHRTQVVNNGQVVVARVEEDVTVKRFEKLGKKVYLHAENEDFSPIEVDLEQQSFSVEGLAVGVIRGDV from the coding sequence ATGCGACCACTCACCAAACGACAAGAACAAGTTTTTGAACTCATAAAAGTCTTCATTAAAGATACCGGCATGCCTCCGACTCGGGCCGAGATTGCTGAGTCGCTTGGGTTTCGTAGTGCGAATGCTGCAGAAGAACACTTAAAAGCGTTAGCGAAAAAAGGTGTTATAGAAATGGTACCAGGTGCAAGCAGGGGAATTCGGCTAGTAGAAAATGAACCTGAGCAACTAGGGTTACCCTTAGTTGGTCGAGTCGCAGCCGGAGAGCCCATTCTTGCTCAGGAGCATATTGAGAGCCACTGTTCAGTCGATCCTACAATGTTTCACCCCGCAGCCGATTATTTGTTGCGCGTTAATGGCATGAGTATGAAAAACATCGGCATTATGGATGGAGATCTACTTGCAGTACACCGTACTCAGGTTGTGAATAATGGCCAGGTTGTCGTTGCACGCGTAGAAGAAGACGTCACAGTTAAGCGCTTTGAAAAGTTAGGGAAGAAAGTCTATCTGCATGCTGAAAACGAGGACTTCTCACCCATTGAAGTTGATTTAGAGCAGCAAAGCTTTTCGGTGGAAGGCTTGGCGGTCGGTGTTATCCGAGGTGATGTTTAA